A part of Aegilops tauschii subsp. strangulata cultivar AL8/78 chromosome 2, Aet v6.0, whole genome shotgun sequence genomic DNA contains:
- the LOC141040727 gene encoding uncharacterized protein, which translates to MAFIVSKLSRAGAALASRPVGDSKISPCLPRTAGTIRRMSAAAGGYEPEEDHKNFPLVDTNFIEWMESCRYESGNDPNFPLVDENFIKSKDSLWALYESWCNYYEVSRDRTEMVRRFRSFKASAIRVYKMNNSGSSQVSQLSQFADLTKAEADYEYSRLRCRRPKFSQYRAR; encoded by the exons ATGGCTTTCATCGTGTCCAAGCTCTCGCGGGCAGGGGCAGCCCTCGCATCCCGCCCCGTCGGAGATAGCAAAATCTCCCCGTGTCTCCCCAGGACCGCCGGCACCATCCGTCGCATGTCCGCAGCTGCAG GCGGTTACGAGCCAGAAGAAGATCACAAAAACTTTCCCCTTGTTGATACGAATTTCATCGAGTGGATGGAATCATGCCGCTACGAGTCAGGAAATGATCCAAACTTTCCCCTTGTCGATGAGAATTTCATCAAGTCGAAGGACTCCCTGTGGGCCTTGTATGAGAGCTGGTGCAACTATTATGAAGTGTCCCGTGACCGTACAGAGATGGTCCGCCGGTTCAGGTCATTTAAGGCCAGCGCGATACGGGTGTACAAAATGAACAATTCTGGTTCTTCGCAAGTGTCTCAGCTGTCCCAGTTTGCAGATCTGACCAAGGCGGAGGCGGATTACGAGTATAGCAGGTTACGCTGCCGTAGGCCAAAGTTCTCGCAATACCGTGCTAGATGA